From Plasmodium malariae genome assembly, chromosome: 4:
ataataattaattgtCACATATATTGTTTGAAATTACTTATATGGTCTAATTGATTAAGTATCACtggttttccttttttttttaaatttattcttaactaataaaattaatttattttttaagtaagaaaaagtaaatgtATAGTAATAAGATAGATTGATCTCGTAAttcacttattttttatatacaatatatgaatatatgtacgtacttATAACAATGCACTTACATGCGTTCACTTTGTGTCTTCGTGTGAAAAATAGGAATTTTTTATAcctaattaaaaaaaaactaattatactttttttaattaagttggaaaatagtaatttaataagaataaaagcaaaaaataaaaaaaactattttttatagttacaaatataaattcttatatatataaaaaaaactatataaattgtgctttatgtatttatttcaaGTTAGatttattattcaaaaaactCCAGTTATatacagaaatatatatatgaaacacAATGTTGtgttatacttaaaaaatactttaaaataaacTGCGAAAAACactaaaaaattcaaattaacaaaaaattaagataataCATTTGTACTATTGTCGATCAAAAAAACTTGTCTCCTACAGGTATATCTATGAAAtctatgaaaatatatagttgCTTGTTTTTTGTGCATACAAATTaggaaattttatattttaattgttgTAAAAGATTACTTCAGTTAAGGAAGTCTGTGCTGTGTGACGTATTTAGTTTTTCAAGTTTTACTGTTTTTCTGCAGATATATAAAAGCCCTACTACAAATATAATccagaatataataattaataatgcaATTAATGGAATGATCTTCTTTACATATGCTGTGTATTCATTAGAACGTTCAATAAATAATGCTATCATAATTGATACTGGAAATACTAAGtgtatgatatatataaaattaaaaatacctccttttctatatatacaattcGTTAACTTAAAATCAGCTCTTTCAACTTCCACAACTTtctttacataatttttattatttaatatacctttatcaaaatatatttttacttcaGTGTATGAAAGATATTTAATTTCCATAGATTCTTTAAATACTCCtctattatttattgaaCTTTTacattgttttttatttttttatttggtctcattattattattacgtatatcttttttttttatacaatacACTATTTGGTACTCCTCTTTTCATCCTTTCAATATATGAACGCCTTTCGTTTTTATGAACTACTACTAATCCGTAAATTCTAATTCCTGATTTTCTATTATCTCTGTGCTTATTATCcgaatttttataaaagttacCCTGAAAAAACCAtgtaaatattcattatttacaaaaacaaGTAATATCATAATAACAAGACgtatcaataaaaataaaacaataataaaaaaattaataacaaaagtgtctttaattaatattgaCATACCCTTTTACTACATAAAATGACATCCTcatttaaaaggaaaaacgcaaaaaatttaataaaaaagagtaaCCTAATTTTCTCTATCATACTAtagattttttatattctaataTGTCCTgttataaacaaattaataataatataacatcCTTCTAATAACAAAggatactatatttttttttattttttttttataacattttcctaaaaaaattaataatatatgtataatgcaTTTTACAACttagaaaatgtaaaagaactctaaaatttgattattaaattttgaccatcataatataatttataaaaagaacaaaCTCTAATTAGAGTAATACAATTTgaattcatttataaatattttaaatatataatttatttgattGTATTGAACATTAATTCCTTAATTTATGAATCATttactaaataaaataaaaaacaaaatatatgatttcttagtattttaaaatattcagattgaataaaatatataattaacaaaatattaataatacattattctgtataagatataaaataattgcaATTTTTAGTGTTTTCtcattaataattattttttctgaaataatacattttgtaactaatgattattatttttaaacagTGCTAAGTACcattacaatatattaattctaataataagcgaaaaacaaataaatgcttgaaaattttttgttaattataaaatttgtattttttatgatttgcagtatatttaaaaaataatatttataagattatgtataatataagaaaaaatttattttttaaatgcaaaaaaaaaaattgtacaaaaaataatgttatttatttacttttatttatgttaatttGATTTACAACCCAGCATTTGTAATATGGCTTATTTAgttacttttaatattttggaCATTTTGTTTATGTCATTTTTTACTCTCATAGAATATTTCTATAAAGTACagaacaatatatttaatattttatcataatatatacatatatatattgttaaataaattataaaaaatatgcttactatataaaaaaatcttcgtaaaaattttataataaatacaaatttttcgTTTTGTCAACATGCATggtttttaaacatttttttaaacctttcttttaaaaaataaatcaaaattccactgaattatttatttttaccctAAACTAAGATATAGTATACAAATAgcttaattttttagtaaacattttatttttttctacaaaaagtatatatacaattagggaattgtattattattattatatatatatatatatatatatatatatatatttatatcgtTTACATACATTTCTAATTAggtcttttttatatttaatatataatatcattaatatcaccgaaaaataataaaacaaaataaatataaaataatattatattttaatttatattgttttgtGATCATATTTACACTATATATACCATTATATAATCTAAAAGAAAAcatgatatttatataaatatagaattattataggttctaatatatttccCTTATATAATCAGAACAATTTAATACATAGAGCAACCTAAGTTCTtgaatctttaaaaaaaaaagtgttcgattttatttccttttttataatttaacatataatatatatgttttactttttctaaGAAGTTTCTGTAATACAATTTTTACATGTCTTCTAAAACactatgaaaaatataattgattatataatagtcataaaaataattgtataaGACAAGATggcaataatttttttatgcaaaCGCAATAGGGtaccattttaaaaatttgttaacGATTAGCACTAGAATActcaatataaataaatccAAGTTCCTGTAAAATCTACTTTCATCAGTATCAATCAACAGAGCAAGGAATAATCATGTTACTtgttatgaatatattaatttccattaattaaattatcatttCTTACCggatttttttaattttttcttttattaacactgtaaattattcaaattaaaaatgtgaatGGACATCTACAATCTCTCTATCTTAGTactacataaaattaatattttgaagtagtattttatttaaatatattcaatcTTTCTAAAAGTTgatttacttcattttagtttttttgttGCAttcatttagaaaaaaagtatatacattgaaatatataaaaaaaataaagaaatatctGTAGATGGTGTTGCAAATAATCAGACATATTCTAGTAACTAACGAAGTTGTATAATGTATCATactttacaaaattataatttataaattgctattaaaagatatatttgttcatatgAAATAGAGctatgaacaaataaattaaaggatattttagaaaaatacaaatcaaaataaatgtaagaataaaaatgttcACTAATATAATGACAAAAGAGATAATATACAAAAGACTATAATCCTAACAGTACTATAAAacgtttttaaaaaagaaactaGTCAACGTATTTAGGTAgctaaaaaaatacaatatgaaattaaagaataatcattttattgAAGTTTATACATTATGAATAAgatataatgtaaatataaaattgcattcatattaaatatataacaaatattaatattataactcAAGTTTAACATAGggcatataatatttattatgagAAATCAtccatataataaatataaatatatttaagcacaattcaataaatatatatgtataacgtTATCACTatgcatattaaaaaataaaaattttaacctattttctaaaaactagtaataattaaaatatgttatatattaatgtagaattaaagcaaatataataaattttataatataataattaatataacatatatacgaTAAAACGTGCaatcaaattttaaaaaatcaataTTAGAACTGCAGagaattatattaaacatattatatatgaaaagaaaaaacgtAATTCTATAGGATTAAACGATATGAAGTgagcataaaaatattatcagGCACATTGCATTAcaataaaattcataaataaaatttacttcATATTACGAGAAACAAAATATGTAACAAGTTCTCTATATAGTATTATAAGACTCTATATTTATCTATGTAACTAAAAGAACAAacataaaacatttttatcatcaaaaataaaattaccaATTTACTTTGaagatattttattctttaaagaagttttttctattataataaatatataattatgaagtcaattatgaaataatatgcacaataaatttaaatttatgtgcacctttttctaataatataCACCACAATACCTACTTTGggaatttatacatattaaataaaaaagaaaaaaatataattagttACTAcagtattttttcttaaataaaattatttttaattatatttcttttattttcctgTGATACATTTAAGCCTGTAACATTTCTATTAGTTTATActatgttaataatttacatactgtacaaaataattttaatattgtacgttatttttttaataaataatacactATCGATAAAACTTCAACAATTTGTATGaaatgttattaattttgtatcACTTACAAGTAAATTCATTGTATAAACTTCAGCATAAAGCAAtgatttacataatatattaaaacaaaataataaaatatatataaacaaaaaaaaaaaaaaaaatttccacgtgtgtacataaaatagtaaataaataaaaaaaaaaaaaaaaactatatgtaaaaaaaaagaaatatatgaaaaataatataattaaataaaatatttcatataaacaatataacacacgttcctttttttttttttttcttcatattatcttaaatattactataaattaaaaagaaaaaatttcaatTAAGTGCTCATTTATTCGTATAAGCACAACAGCAAAatttgttataaaatattattattattatcataagaAAGAACATAATACAAAGATATATATGGaagacaaaataaaagtaaacaCAATAACGTTATCCTTGTACTATTGAAGtacccttttttatttttatataaaaataataatattatattttttattatttatatactcaCTAAACAGTtacattatatgtaatagGTACTTGGTAAATGAAATAAGcataagaatatttattaagtatattaaaatataattaactaataaaaataatttgttgaatttttcattataatagtaacaacTGATCCCTTCATAtataaacgaaaaaattttaaaacaagCATGTAtgattcaaatatatatagaattccttttaataatttatcttataaaaaatataacattctATACATCGTTAAATTATgagatataaaataaaagatgatgtataaattcttatataaattttttttttatttttatatttaaatattcaataaatatataaaatttgcaTTCCATATTTTTACACAGTACACAATCTTCCTTTTGTGTATTATTGTACAAATACCTTTTACATAGGAagaattcattttataatcATCTTCCATTAATGAtcaaaatatgtaatttaagTTATTTTAAAGTCCCCAGTTAatactttaatattttgcaATAAATATTCTTCTATCTCcctaatttgttttttaacaTGTGGATAACAGTtctatgtaaatataaaattgttcataattaACTGAACAACAAAGTGAATGAATGAGATTAatagatatgtatatattgtattaatatatataaaattaatctatttaaaatataagaagtATTTTCaatgtttgtttattttaaaccATTTTTTgagtatttaaataaaaaggaagaatCTTAActgtataaaattttaacatgtttttagtttttaattttcaaatttattctttacttttttagttatatttctacataaaatattatatttgattttattAGAAATTTCTGTTTTCCGtggaacaaaataatatattacttgtattaatatatatcacataaattatatgatgtaatacaaatttttacatctactaattaaaaacatttgGATACGCCACATGTTGATACTTTAATAAGAAATTAAATTGgacatattatataacacTTATGATGGTGCAGAATGcgttttaaaagaataacaataatttaagtccgatttatattttttatacgtgtatatgtaccaaaatattcatataaatgatTCTTATGAATTACCaccaaaatataaaatataacaaaataaatcaaataaaatatattttttatttagcaACAATGATAATTCGAATGATCTTTATTAATAACtgtaatgatgaaaaaattatgtttctCTTGAAAtactattatcattatcTCTTTTTGTGCAGAGTTATATGTGGCATGCATTCAGATATACTAATATAGCGTCAAGATTCCTTGATTATATACTtcaatataaatgtttatcGCTCTTAATTCAGTAATTCCTCATTATATTCAAGAGTATAATGGTTTAATTTTATGCtcaaaatatgtttatagaGTGCTTAATTGAGATGCCCATTTTAAAacgaattatttttattattaaacatatttatattgaaaGGTCCACCAATAGTACTTATAaagcaaaaattaaattaaagagccattatttgtaatatacaGATATTTAACTATTATAATTGTGTAATTAACcatgaaaatataagaaatgtTTACAACATTAAGAATGATATGAATGGAGCTTCTTATAGCGAAGTAGAAGAGGTATctgcataaatacataattttataaggaaaactataataattatttctgCATTCACTGTCAAAAATGTAACTACCCTAAAATGATAGAACTATAAAGttcttatatatgtttaaataataataaaattttcactaATTATGGTTGATACattttaatacaaaaatttcTGAAAacatttaagaaaaaaaaattcttaataTTGTGATTGTCCTATTTtcagaattttattttatctccAGTTGCTGGCATAAATTAGTTAACTTAAGAATAATTTCATGCTTaccttttcatttatataagttttttCTAAGATTAAATGAAacttatttgtttataacaacacataataattcaaaattgTTTAGTATTATCCTTTGTTAAAATCATATATCTAGTTCCACTTATATAAATTCCTTCAATATCTAgaacttatttttaatgctaagcctattatttcataaaatatacacttcatacaaaatttttttcagtagtacctaaaaatttataaaaattgtgaAAAGAACGGATagattaaaagaatattaaatatatatatatatttacaaaaatatatttcgtCTTTCTAAGgacaacaaaaaaatattataatcacGGTTATAATATGgtttatagtaaaaaaatttgtaatatatattattgcgAATTATTGTCCAGAtccataataaatatgtattggTATCATAAAATTTACCCCATGTCTGTTTAAATAAGTActgaataaaataacaattgttctgataaaaataataatatattttttttttatttgaaaatgcattaaaaaaaaaaaaaaaaattatcacaatagaattattctatatgtctacacataaatatgatgcttacataaaaataaaaattttaactaattatagtaatatataatattatcaaaaaaatatataaatacttattattataatatatgttagtAATTTGTTCACCTTTTTCATGCAATATTCTCTATATATTGTAGTTTCATTTTCAGTATATCATATGCATTCTTTtacaaagaataaaatattcatgaattattttattgatcaaacattattttttaaagtacaTATAAGTCAGATAacggaaatatatattaatactacattatcattttaatttggatctatgaaaaaaaatatttaataaataaaaatttaacacGAAAATATACAAGCAAAACAGTTAAATgagaaatatatacattacatatatttaattaaaccttataaaaaaaatacagtagttttttacattaacatAATTAACGCTTATCTAACCAAAAAaaagcttttttttatttatgaattaactatataataataatacatttatttcaattatattttatttaaaatatgagcattataaataaaaataatttagcgattgttattataaactatatatattttatactcttttaaaatgatattaactcttaatttatttatagacATAAGAAATaggacatatatatatatatatatatatacttatttattttcattccTATAATGATAATTTGAACTTTTAGAGACATgcgcatatataaaatttcattattaagaaaaagaaaaaaaaaaaattcgtatattttatatattaatatttattttcatttaatacattcaatttatcttttgttcatgtaaaaaataagaaacaacatattgtatatttatttgtaaatattcaatacaatatatatttaaatatttttggaaaattgTATAAACACCCGAATTAGatggaataataaaaaaattaaatgccATTAACTCTTCATATAGCcatgaatatttataaatctaaagttattaaataattacaaataaaaagtattcaataaaaatattattttattaagcaTTCACATATTCCTTTTTGATCAATGCAATATGGAAAAATGTGTGTTAAAAGgatttttacattaaatatgctttataattattatgtcataatatattttacagaataaatattatgtttttataatatatatatatgttaacggaaaaaagcatattcattttattatattatatagaaataagACACATacacttttaatttataagtaataacacatttttttattatgtgaTTGAATAATCTCTTTACAATAGAACACGAAAAAAGATAGAAAAAtactctttttattttatttacaaattactatgatttaattataatttgcGAAATATGCCATTAAATGTTATGTTCaacatgaaaatttttattttccttaaaaaTTTACTCAAAGAcacgaatatatattaaaatataatatttaattaaataaaaacatatattataataaaaatacaaaaacattaaaacattaaaattttccataaatgaaaaaacaaaaaaaatattttttatatttatatgtatcaGAAAGAGTAGGTATATGTGAGTGTATTTGTGAAATTTAAGCAATTACtgtaatgtataaaaaaatatatatctaaaaatattacagatATTACTTCTCATTAAAGACTTCCCTAATCAAATTAGcacttaatatattattcatttaactGGGCCCtcaatttaatattattatatttttctttatttttaaggatCTTAAAAGTCACTGTAACAATTAATATAACTATTGCAATCAAAATTACACCATATaccatataaaaaaaatgatgtcGAGCGTTACCCATTATAGCTATCAGTGCTTTTTCCCACCATGCATCTAACTTCAGTGCCTTATAAAATGCACCTCCTGGTTGTGGtaaacaattatatttttgtaatataggCATTCCTATTCCCACCAATAAAATaggaagaaatatataaacaatataacggtattttctaaattttagtttttttgaAGCTATGGTAGCAATcatcctattttttttaatataatcatCATGATCTATTTTTTTGACCCATTTTCTTTCATATTGGAAATGCTTTCCATCAAAAAatccattattataatcaatAACTTGTTTATAGTATTGTCCCTTTTTTAATGAACTTATactagaattttttttttttcctttggcCATTTTTGCATCAGTAGATATATCTTTTTGTTCGCCTTCACAGTTATCTTCCATTGTTTTTAACCATATAATATtcgaattattattttttttactttttgctAGTAATCTACAAATTCTTGTATTTAATTTACCGTCAAAGTTGTATTTTTCATCAATGTGTTTGTTAAACGTActctgaaaaaaaataaataaatttttgatattaaaaataatatattatgcaatggaaaaaaaaagtattaaaaaaaatagaacaagaagaatatgtatattacaaatatccttaaaaaaatttattataccATATCATTGCAAAATAGACATGTCCATCTTATAAggataaaagtataaattttaataaataatagtgacattattttttcttccataATATGTATCTTTAATTTAATAGTATATCTACtgagaaaattattaagaaaaatataatatacttttaatgATGTAAGATactgtatttattttaaaaagttttttctattatagcTTCATAAATACTTAATACAGTTCATATAgctataacatattttacgtttttcgtaaagaaaaataactttaaaaatttaattccACAGTATTAatctaatttttattttaaaaaagcatttctttaaaataaaaagttttatttcATTCATAATCATACAAAACGCAAAATATACTCAATTAATATAGTACACTAatcaaataattttgttattcgTACTTTTcattatgaaataaaataaaagaatatatatacaatgtcttaaatatttagaatGTATGAGCTTTATATAcaacataaaattttcagaatatatatttaatgctCTCCTCTAcatattatgataataattacaaaCTTTAAGTATGCTATCATGTAAATAATTccaattttataaaagttatattttataaaaacaggTAATTATcgttaagaaatattaattattatttcataataatgatggtaataataaatgaaagaaaGGTATTTCgttcaaaaatttttctttgtatTAATTACAAGTGATTTCGTTAGTACTTATTGTCCTGCAACTTTTTACTGtcaataacatatatatataattaaatttataatgtacTACTAATAGTTATTAAagatatgtaatttttaattagatCCTAAGgctacttttttaattttgtattaaattcatgaaaatataaatttttatttaattatgttttatatcataattcttgaaaattataatttttatttaattttattttgtatcattatttataaacgAAAATTCTTCATATGTATGGAcgaatttcatttttttcttttcatttaaatatatataattagaacaaatattaatatatacaaaataaaggaTTAACAGTAcaattagtaaaaaatattacatgaaATTGAAGTAATTCagaaatatttcaaatgaaataaatttacaaataagaaaaaaaaatataaattttaatatatatgtaacaaataaaaaagatcaacaatgtaatttaaaaagataaacaattttgtaatttttttatttttttttacaagttttatattatgttatatatatttttttgcacaAAAGTAATTCAAGAGCGTATATTAAAGGCATAacataatgaaaaaacataagcatataaataaataatactatattaaaaacatttttacagTTATAATTAGTTATTTCTTATTCTTTCTGTTCCTTGTGCATTGTAAAAGGAACAgtgataattatataaatacaatattCTCAAAAATTGTTGAAATTGTATGAAATATAacgttatatatttgttcccttaaaaaattattatactgcgaagaacattaaaatattttaaaaaattatcaattaatatatatatatatttttttttttaaataatatataccttAAGCACTTGtttcaattaaataaatgaaattggaaaaagattaaaaatatttacagtATCACGGAATACTCTATGttgttgtaaatatattagaattgttctttattattatttacgtattcattttttaaaagtaatataaattaatacgTAACTTTCTTATTTTGCATGCagagtaaatatataatagtgtCTTTAAATAGATTTTCTCATAGTTATGAAGTACAGTaaaaaccaaaaaatatataatatgttattaatttatttattcttatatatatactaataattACAGATATATAACCATAAAATTTCACTAATTTTTATACTATTTAATGTAGTATATGATTCCATCTATaagaaatgataattttattttattacaaagTTACCATTTACATTTCATTTTCAAACATATAGaagtataattaattttaatataagtatatccaaataatttttcttattttgtgACAAGTTAAAAaacttattttcattaattaatatatataaatatatattttgttaattaaaatttagaatAACTGAAAACATTCCAATTCATTGTGGCAATATCCATATACagaagtatatatgtatataataatttatactattttaaaaatactaaCAGATATATaccataaatatttaatatttagccaatttatatatatattcaatgtTAAGTGTCATAATGTTATTTAATAGCATGTACTTTCAAGAGCCCAAgatacaatatataataatttatataatgttagAGTTCATTTCTTCATACGgtgtattaaatataaaaaaatattaacagtataattataacagtataactgtttatattataaataaataacgaaaattacaaagtagaaaaaaaaattcgatCACTACTGATAATTATTTGATTtatagtttatattatttcggATAATCAAAAGAATAAAggaattattttcattattacaaGTAATaatctttatatatacatatgtccTTGTGttaggaaaagaaaagaaaaacacacacacacaatACTTAtgtaatgatatatttacatgATAATGTGTACATTTCCTATTAATGTtacttatatgtaattttgtaTTGATAgctatttgtatttttctgTATAAAGGTCACATTAAtattacatacaaatatatccttaactgttttttaatataaaaatgattatgatatatatccagttataatatatttatgtaaagtataaaaaagataacaatcataaaaaataaatatttatatattcaattaGTTTATATTCCTCATTAAAAATCCTATGtggtttataattttatagttTCTGTTAATTAATAgacattaattataaattatactattgataattaaaaacataaaaattttaatttttcattcaaatgtttatttttaacgaTCTATAGAAATAATGTAGGGATATTATGGGAGGTTCACAATctatagtaatattaattattttttaatataacttaatttgttattaatatatttatttataataaaaaaaagcgaAAATACAactaacataaaaattaatgcctatatatttcataattattttttctgaatCTAGTTCTCAAGGGG
This genomic window contains:
- the PmUG01_04011200 gene encoding fam-m protein, whose translation is MEEKIMSLLFIKIYTFILIRWTCLFCNDMSTFNKHIDEKYNFDGKLNTRICRLLAKSKKNNNSNIIWLKTMEDNCEGEQKDISTDAKMAKGKKKNSSISSLKKGQYYKQVIDYNNGFFDGKHFQYERKWVKKIDHDDYIKKNRMIATIASKKLKFRKYRYIVYIFLPILLVGIGMPILQKYNCLPQPGGAFYKALKLDAWWEKALIAIMGNARHHFFYMVYGVILIAIVILIVTVTFKILKNKEKYNNIKLRAQLNE